In bacterium, the following proteins share a genomic window:
- a CDS encoding riboflavin synthase: protein MFTGIVEGTGVVRTAQPGRDALRLRVEVEGALAGIRVGESIAVSGTCLTVTRIADDAFEADVTGETLARTTLGQVQPGDLVNLERPVAVGGRLGGHIVQGHVDGVGRVLRLDRRGDAWWLEVEAPGPIARYVVQKGSIAIDGVSLTVVARQRDRFTVSLIPHTCAVTTLGRLKADGRVNLEVDILAKYVEQLLASYPPPAADGTTRTPAGRAEPEARPRRERR from the coding sequence ATGTTCACCGGGATCGTAGAGGGGACGGGGGTGGTGCGGACGGCGCAGCCGGGCCGCGACGCTCTCCGGCTGCGTGTGGAAGTCGAGGGCGCGCTCGCCGGGATCCGGGTGGGGGAGAGCATTGCGGTCAGCGGGACCTGCCTCACCGTCACCCGGATCGCCGACGACGCCTTTGAGGCCGACGTGACGGGCGAGACTCTCGCGCGGACGACGCTCGGCCAGGTTCAACCGGGAGATCTCGTGAACCTGGAGCGTCCCGTGGCGGTGGGCGGACGTCTCGGCGGCCACATCGTGCAAGGACACGTCGACGGCGTGGGCCGCGTCCTGCGCCTGGATCGTCGCGGGGACGCTTGGTGGCTCGAGGTCGAGGCACCGGGCCCCATCGCCCGATACGTCGTCCAAAAAGGGTCCATCGCCATCGACGGGGTCAGCCTCACCGTGGTCGCGCGGCAGCGGGATCGGTTCACGGTGTCGCTGATCCCTCACACCTGCGCGGTGACGACGCTCGGCCGGCTCAAAGCCGACGGGCGCGTGAATCTTGAGGTGGATATCCTGGCGAAGTATGTGGAACAACTGCTTGCCTCGTATCCGCCACCGGCGGCCGACGGGACGACCCGAACGCCCGCCGGACGGGCCGAGCCCGAGGCGAGGCCCCGGAGGGAGCGCCGATGA
- the ribD gene encoding bifunctional diaminohydroxyphosphoribosylaminopyrimidine deaminase/5-amino-6-(5-phosphoribosylamino)uracil reductase RibD, which produces MSHRDEEYMREALRLARCGAQTASPNPMVGAVVVSKDRIVGRGYHLRPGCAHAEVLALQEAGSATGGATLYVTLEPCAHWGRTGPCTEAIIGGGVRRVVAAMEDPDRRVRGRGLRRLREAGIETTLGVGEGDARRLNEAYIKHRTTGLPFVTAKWAMTLDGRTATSTGDSRWISGEASRGLVHEIRASADAILVGIGTVLRDDPQLTARGPARHQPARIVVDSALRIPAAARVLTENGAPVIVATTSRAPQAARAALEARGVDVWVADGPDRRVDVRTILEALGRRGMTSLLVEGGSRIHGTFIDAGLVDKVLVFLGSLIVGGAGPCAVGGAGADTIAHALRLVRTAVRQIDQDVVIEGYLPAVLGRGEEVGRCSPGS; this is translated from the coding sequence GTGTCGCACCGAGATGAAGAGTATATGCGCGAGGCGCTTCGGCTGGCGCGTTGTGGCGCGCAGACGGCGAGCCCCAACCCCATGGTGGGCGCCGTCGTCGTCTCCAAGGATCGGATCGTCGGACGGGGCTATCACCTCCGGCCGGGGTGCGCCCACGCGGAGGTCCTCGCCCTTCAGGAGGCCGGCTCCGCGACGGGAGGGGCGACGCTGTATGTGACGCTGGAGCCCTGCGCCCACTGGGGACGGACCGGTCCCTGCACCGAGGCGATCATCGGCGGGGGGGTCCGCCGCGTCGTCGCCGCCATGGAGGATCCCGACCGCCGGGTGCGCGGCCGTGGGCTGCGCCGCCTGCGCGAGGCGGGGATCGAAACGACCCTGGGGGTGGGCGAAGGTGACGCGCGCCGCCTGAACGAGGCGTACATCAAGCACCGTACCACGGGGCTGCCATTTGTAACCGCCAAGTGGGCCATGACCCTCGACGGCCGCACCGCCACCAGCACCGGGGACTCGCGCTGGATCTCCGGGGAGGCCTCCCGCGGACTCGTCCACGAAATCCGCGCTTCCGCGGACGCGATCCTGGTGGGCATCGGTACCGTGTTGCGGGACGATCCTCAGCTCACGGCGCGCGGGCCAGCCCGCCACCAGCCCGCCCGCATCGTCGTGGACAGCGCGCTGCGAATTCCGGCGGCGGCACGGGTGCTTACTGAGAACGGCGCGCCGGTGATCGTCGCCACGACCAGCCGCGCACCGCAGGCAGCCCGGGCGGCGCTTGAGGCCCGAGGTGTCGACGTCTGGGTTGCCGACGGACCGGATCGGAGGGTCGACGTCAGGACGATCCTTGAGGCGCTGGGCCGCCGCGGGATGACCAGCCTGCTGGTGGAGGGGGGCAGCCGGATTCACGGGACCTTCATTGATGCCGGATTGGTCGACAAGGTGCTGGTGTTCCTCGGGTCCCTGATCGTCGGCGGGGCGGGGCCTTGCGCCGTCGGCGGGGCCGGTGCGGATACGATTGCCCACGCTCTGCGTCTCGTGCGAACCGCGGTGCGCCAGATCGATCAGGACGTGGTGATCGAAGGCTACCTGCCCGCCGTGCTCGGGCGGGGGGAGGAAGTGGGGCGATGTTCACCGGGATCGTAG